One region of Glutamicibacter sp. B1 genomic DNA includes:
- a CDS encoding ribose-5-phosphate isomerase — protein sequence MRVHIATDHAGLELSDYLVKHLTAKGYEMVNHGPNSYDPEDDYPAFCINAAKAVVADQRAGVDALGIVLGGSGNGEQIAANKVEGIRAALAWNMDTAKLAREHNDANVIAVGGRQHSVEEAAELIEAFLAEPFSEAERHVRRIGKIATYETTGEVID from the coding sequence ATGCGCGTGCATATCGCTACTGACCATGCCGGACTCGAGCTGAGTGATTACTTGGTGAAACACCTCACCGCCAAGGGCTACGAAATGGTGAACCATGGTCCGAATTCCTATGATCCGGAAGATGACTACCCAGCCTTCTGCATCAATGCTGCTAAGGCTGTCGTAGCGGATCAGCGAGCAGGGGTGGACGCACTAGGAATTGTCCTGGGAGGCTCGGGCAACGGAGAGCAGATCGCTGCCAATAAAGTTGAAGGCATTCGTGCGGCCCTCGCCTGGAACATGGATACCGCGAAGCTTGCCCGCGAGCACAACGACGCCAATGTCATCGCTGTTGGCGGACGTCAGCACTCGGTTGAAGAGGCCGCGGAACTTATCGAGGCATTTTTGGCTGAGCCGTTCAGCGAAGCAGAGCGTCACGTGCGGCGTATCGGCAAGATTGCAACCTATGAAACTACTGGCGAGGTCATCGACTAA
- a CDS encoding OsmC family protein produces MDLSRHGYQISLEWTGNRGTGTQTYRGYGRDHIVRADGLPDLPGTADPTFHGDKDRWNPEQLLLAALSQCHMLSYLHLAVNQGVNVTGYRDSADGILRLNRDNSGEFIQAVLHPTVILADETQRELADALHEQANKVCFIARSVNFPVLHEPIMPSLLKGTENE; encoded by the coding sequence ATGGATCTATCGCGACATGGGTATCAAATCAGCCTGGAGTGGACTGGGAATCGCGGTACGGGGACACAAACTTACCGAGGTTACGGACGCGACCACATAGTGCGCGCTGACGGTTTGCCCGATCTTCCTGGCACCGCCGATCCGACCTTTCATGGCGATAAAGACCGCTGGAATCCGGAGCAACTGTTACTCGCTGCCTTGAGCCAATGCCATATGCTCTCTTATCTGCACCTTGCCGTGAACCAGGGCGTCAACGTCACTGGTTATCGAGACTCCGCGGATGGGATTCTTCGTCTTAACAGAGACAACAGTGGTGAATTCATTCAAGCGGTTCTTCACCCCACGGTTATTCTTGCCGACGAGACTCAACGTGAACTCGCCGACGCATTGCATGAACAAGCCAACAAGGTGTGCTTTATCGCCAGATCCGTCAACTTCCCGGTTCTTCATGAACCGATCATGCCGAGCCTGCTTAAAGGAACTGAAAATGAGTGA
- a CDS encoding single-stranded DNA-binding protein yields the protein MSDLVTIRAIVGTDPQLSVTAKGVAVLKFRAATHERKKDQESGQWVDGPTNWYSISAFRGLAENSMESLSQGDHVMVFGKLQIREYERADGTKGTSADIEAYSIGHDLRFGTTSFTRVRIDTGETERASHQDSLKDGDSSWPKDSDQAA from the coding sequence GTGAGTGATCTGGTTACCATCCGTGCCATCGTTGGCACCGATCCACAGTTAAGCGTGACAGCAAAAGGTGTTGCCGTGTTGAAGTTTCGAGCTGCGACGCATGAACGGAAGAAAGATCAGGAATCAGGCCAGTGGGTCGATGGTCCTACCAACTGGTACTCGATATCAGCGTTTAGGGGCTTGGCTGAAAACTCGATGGAGTCTCTGTCGCAAGGAGACCACGTGATGGTCTTCGGTAAGTTGCAAATCCGAGAATATGAACGTGCGGATGGCACTAAAGGAACCAGTGCTGATATTGAGGCGTACAGCATCGGCCATGATCTGCGATTTGGGACGACTTCCTTCACCAGAGTTCGTATTGATACGGGTGAAACCGAGAGGGCCTCGCATCAGGACTCCTTGAAAGATGGAGATTCGAGTTGGCCGAAAGATTCGGATCAAGCCGCCTAG
- the soxR gene encoding redox-sensitive transcriptional activator SoxR, producing the protein MIRTSGEEGCGQEPPAEELLSIGQVSDRTGVARSALHYYEEVGLIASLRTAGNQRRYPRHLLRRISLITVGRQLGIGLSEIKSALAPVPMHHLPSEEDWLRATAQWKLVLEARRRAIEELEDRLMGCIGCGCLSMQACTLLNPHDQLSQQGAGARRLDPAETAE; encoded by the coding sequence ATGATTCGCACATCAGGCGAAGAAGGGTGCGGTCAAGAGCCACCTGCTGAAGAGCTTCTCTCTATCGGCCAGGTGAGTGATCGCACCGGTGTGGCTCGATCTGCACTTCATTATTACGAAGAAGTTGGCCTCATAGCTTCATTGCGTACGGCAGGTAACCAACGTCGTTACCCCCGGCACTTACTTCGCCGGATTTCTCTGATAACAGTTGGTCGACAATTGGGTATTGGGCTTAGCGAAATAAAGAGCGCTCTCGCTCCAGTTCCGATGCATCATTTACCATCCGAGGAAGACTGGCTTCGTGCCACAGCCCAGTGGAAACTTGTGCTCGAAGCGCGTCGAAGGGCCATAGAAGAACTGGAAGACCGCCTTATGGGCTGTATTGGTTGCGGGTGTTTATCGATGCAAGCTTGCACTTTATTGAACCCACACGACCAGCTTTCTCAGCAGGGAGCGGGAGCTAGGCGACTTGACCCAGCCGAAACTGCCGAATAA
- the ettA gene encoding energy-dependent translational throttle protein EttA: MAEFIYTMTKARKAVGDKVILDNVSMSFFPGAKIGVVGPNGAGKSTILKIMAGLDTPSNGEARLSPGYSVGILMQEPPLNEEKTVLGNVQEGVGEIYEKITRFNEISEEMAQEGADFDALLEEMGKLQEAIDAADAWDIDNQLEQAMDALRCPPGDEMVTHLSGGERRRVALCKLLLQKPDLLLLDEPTNHLDAESVLWLEQHLAAYPGAVLAVTHDRYFLDHVAEWICEVDRGRLHPYEGNYSTYLEKKRERMEVQGKKDQKLAKRLAEELEWVRSNAKGRQTKSKARLARYEEMAAEAERTRKLDFEEIQIPPGPRLGQIVIEAKDLKKGFGDRVLIDGLSFSLPRNGIVGVIGPNGVGKSTLFKTIVGMEELDSGSLKIGDTVKISYVDQNRENIDPNKSLWEVVSDGLDYINVGQVEMPSRAYVSAFGFKGPDQQKKAGVLSGGERNRLNLALTLKQGGNLLLLDEPTNDLDVETLSSLENALLDFPGCAVVVSHDRWFLDRVATHILAYEGTEENPSNWYWFEGNFESYEENKVERLGADAAKPHRVTHRRLTRD; the protein is encoded by the coding sequence ATGGCGGAATTCATTTATACGATGACCAAGGCTCGCAAAGCCGTTGGTGACAAAGTCATTCTCGACAATGTCAGCATGTCGTTCTTCCCGGGCGCAAAAATTGGTGTCGTAGGACCCAATGGTGCTGGTAAGTCAACGATCTTGAAGATCATGGCGGGTCTCGATACCCCGTCCAATGGTGAGGCTCGACTCTCGCCAGGATATTCGGTAGGCATCCTGATGCAGGAGCCACCACTGAACGAGGAAAAAACCGTTCTGGGCAACGTCCAGGAAGGCGTTGGCGAGATCTACGAAAAGATCACTCGCTTTAACGAGATTTCAGAAGAGATGGCCCAAGAGGGCGCAGACTTCGATGCATTGCTTGAAGAAATGGGCAAACTGCAAGAAGCCATTGATGCGGCCGACGCTTGGGATATCGACAATCAGCTCGAACAGGCTATGGACGCATTACGTTGTCCTCCAGGCGACGAAATGGTCACCCATCTATCCGGTGGTGAACGTCGACGCGTCGCCCTGTGTAAGTTGTTGCTACAAAAGCCAGACTTGCTGCTTCTGGACGAGCCTACTAACCACTTGGACGCAGAGTCTGTTCTCTGGTTGGAGCAGCACCTAGCTGCTTACCCAGGCGCCGTCCTTGCGGTAACCCACGATCGCTACTTCCTTGACCATGTCGCCGAATGGATTTGTGAAGTTGACCGTGGCCGCTTGCACCCATATGAGGGCAACTACTCCACTTACCTGGAGAAGAAGCGCGAGCGCATGGAAGTTCAGGGCAAGAAAGATCAGAAGCTTGCTAAGCGACTGGCTGAAGAACTCGAGTGGGTTCGTTCGAACGCCAAGGGACGCCAGACGAAGTCCAAGGCTCGTCTGGCTCGCTATGAGGAAATGGCTGCTGAGGCAGAGCGTACTCGCAAGCTCGACTTTGAAGAGATTCAGATCCCGCCGGGCCCTCGTCTGGGCCAGATCGTCATTGAGGCTAAGGACCTGAAGAAGGGCTTTGGCGACCGTGTTCTGATTGACGGCCTGTCGTTCTCGTTGCCCCGAAATGGCATCGTTGGCGTCATCGGTCCGAACGGTGTCGGTAAGTCGACCCTGTTCAAGACGATTGTCGGCATGGAGGAACTTGACAGCGGATCGCTGAAGATTGGCGATACCGTAAAGATCTCCTACGTTGACCAGAACCGAGAAAACATCGACCCTAACAAGTCATTGTGGGAAGTTGTTTCTGATGGTTTGGACTACATCAACGTTGGTCAGGTTGAAATGCCTTCCCGCGCTTATGTATCGGCGTTTGGTTTCAAGGGACCAGATCAGCAAAAGAAGGCTGGTGTGCTTTCCGGTGGTGAACGTAACCGCTTGAACTTGGCACTGACCTTGAAGCAGGGTGGCAACTTGTTGCTTCTCGATGAGCCAACTAACGACTTGGATGTTGAGACACTTTCATCGTTGGAAAATGCCTTGCTTGATTTCCCAGGTTGCGCTGTCGTGGTCTCTCACGACCGTTGGTTCCTGGACCGAGTTGCAACGCACATTCTGGCCTACGAGGGCACCGAAGAGAACCCGTCGAACTGGTACTGGTTCGAGGGTAACTTTGAGTCCTATGAGGAGAACAAGGTAGAGCGTTTGGGCGCTGATGCGGCTAAGCCACATCGTGTAACCCACCGTCGCCTGACTCGCGACTAG
- a CDS encoding 2Fe-2S iron-sulfur cluster-binding protein, with protein sequence MRIDQLFRFPIKGLPGESIAFAPVEAAGGILGDRAVAFSNGTVEVSDGEWNSCLSFTILKNDKSLQKWSVTSEPPLITVAAPQASAEESLTFDSSESSGKQELREYLSEYLPTQGSHRRDVVSTSHGMFDSRLSGISIINPNTVRQLSKAGSIELDPLRYRGNILVEGLPAFAEFGLIGKTLRIGDVKIAITKSIERCSATSVNPATTEVDTNGPRLLATHFGHLHCGIYGTVISSGTLKVGEQIEVEEAWDGEVGPVPSKRSPRFATVLTAVRPNPETIELTLSDPFGWFAEHDEAGKYLRVHFADPLWRNYTIIAVEPGEVKIAVRVQGEVSRRLAMLKSGDELLVSGPYGTMTAPNVLRSRTAIVTAGIGITPALALLRNTEIYSRVEDLHVLRVERGVPSQLSVQMQDLLNSVDANVEYQHFDSSERRPTHEEIARSVAGCNSVVICGPEGFTRLVRDVCIEQGILPEEIHSETFVSPQTDLSKLFHDFPSASVSCEGSGTSFTWKPEDGVLLEALEAQDVKAPSQCRAGSCGQCAVKLLSGSVSYPMEPSASIPAGQILTCVSVPAENLELAI encoded by the coding sequence ATGAGAATTGATCAGCTGTTCCGTTTTCCAATCAAGGGTTTGCCTGGCGAATCAATCGCATTCGCACCCGTGGAGGCAGCCGGAGGAATACTCGGTGACCGCGCCGTGGCATTCTCAAACGGAACAGTGGAAGTCTCAGATGGTGAATGGAATAGTTGTCTCAGCTTCACCATCCTTAAGAACGACAAGAGCTTGCAAAAATGGTCAGTGACATCGGAGCCGCCATTGATCACTGTTGCTGCGCCACAGGCATCGGCGGAAGAATCACTGACTTTTGATTCTTCTGAATCGAGCGGTAAACAAGAGTTACGTGAGTACCTATCTGAGTATCTTCCCACCCAAGGCTCTCACCGCAGGGACGTTGTCTCGACATCCCATGGGATGTTCGATTCTCGACTATCTGGGATTTCGATTATCAACCCAAATACCGTGAGGCAACTTTCAAAAGCAGGATCTATCGAGCTCGACCCGCTTCGTTACCGAGGCAACATCTTGGTGGAGGGGCTTCCTGCATTTGCAGAGTTCGGTCTGATCGGAAAAACATTGCGAATCGGTGACGTGAAAATCGCGATCACGAAGTCCATCGAACGGTGCTCTGCGACTTCGGTTAATCCCGCAACAACCGAAGTTGATACCAACGGCCCTCGTTTACTCGCAACGCATTTTGGCCATCTTCATTGCGGAATTTATGGCACGGTCATAAGTTCAGGAACGTTGAAAGTTGGGGAACAAATCGAAGTTGAAGAGGCTTGGGATGGAGAAGTTGGTCCTGTCCCATCAAAGCGTTCACCGAGGTTTGCTACTGTGCTCACTGCAGTGCGACCGAATCCCGAAACTATCGAGCTTACCCTCAGTGACCCGTTTGGCTGGTTCGCTGAGCATGATGAAGCTGGAAAGTATCTTCGCGTTCATTTTGCCGACCCACTGTGGAGAAACTATACGATCATCGCGGTAGAACCGGGTGAGGTTAAGATCGCTGTGCGAGTTCAGGGGGAGGTTTCGCGGCGTCTGGCTATGTTGAAATCAGGCGATGAGCTCTTAGTTTCCGGACCATATGGAACGATGACTGCGCCCAACGTGCTTCGTTCTAGAACTGCCATTGTCACTGCTGGGATTGGAATCACGCCCGCGCTAGCTCTGCTTCGCAATACTGAGATATATTCACGCGTTGAAGACTTGCACGTGTTACGCGTAGAGCGTGGTGTGCCGAGTCAATTGTCGGTCCAGATGCAGGATCTCTTGAACTCTGTTGATGCGAATGTTGAATATCAACACTTTGATAGTTCAGAACGTCGTCCCACTCATGAAGAAATCGCTCGATCTGTCGCCGGTTGTAATAGCGTCGTTATTTGTGGGCCTGAAGGTTTCACACGTCTGGTTCGCGACGTATGCATTGAACAGGGAATTCTGCCAGAAGAAATCCACAGCGAGACTTTTGTATCGCCCCAAACTGACTTATCCAAACTCTTCCACGATTTCCCAAGCGCGAGCGTGAGCTGCGAAGGTTCGGGTACAAGTTTTACTTGGAAACCGGAAGATGGTGTTCTGCTTGAAGCGCTAGAAGCACAGGATGTTAAAGCGCCGAGCCAGTGTAGGGCTGGGTCTTGTGGGCAGTGCGCCGTCAAGTTGCTCAGCGGAAGTGTTTCGTACCCGATGGAACCTAGCGCAAGCATTCCCGCCGGACAGATACTGACTTGTGTATCTGTCCCAGCGGAAAATTTGGAACTGGCGATCTAG
- a CDS encoding acyl-CoA thioesterase: protein MAEDLGTTQILLDLLNLDGDNKARTDEDIFVGQTPKQNRNRVFGGQVLAQSIMAATRTVEGSRPMHSLHGYFLRPGDPNQNITFGVQRLRDGRSFSARRVHAYQNGEPILSMITSFQEPAEGLEHHDPMPLNVPDPDSLPTTAALVGHLDHPVAKEWAFERPFDIRHVTEPVYLAGDKSPIADSAVWLRTTSAMPDDLSLHRAALAYASDYVLLEPVLRAHGLAWVHPGLSLASLDHAMWWHRDLRVDEWLLYVLHSPSASSARGLGTGQFFNREGQLVATVAQEGMIRLPEFGKN from the coding sequence GTGGCCGAAGACCTAGGTACTACCCAGATATTGTTAGACCTTCTGAACTTAGATGGCGACAATAAGGCACGAACTGACGAAGACATATTCGTCGGCCAGACGCCAAAGCAAAACCGTAACCGGGTCTTTGGCGGACAGGTACTTGCTCAATCGATCATGGCCGCCACCCGTACCGTCGAGGGCTCTCGTCCGATGCATTCGCTGCATGGCTACTTCTTGCGTCCCGGAGATCCTAACCAAAACATCACCTTCGGTGTTCAGCGTCTTCGTGATGGCCGGTCTTTCTCAGCTCGACGGGTTCATGCTTACCAAAACGGTGAGCCAATTCTTTCGATGATTACTTCCTTCCAGGAACCGGCAGAGGGTCTTGAACATCATGATCCGATGCCACTAAACGTGCCAGATCCTGATTCCCTTCCCACAACTGCAGCACTCGTGGGGCATCTGGACCATCCGGTTGCCAAAGAGTGGGCTTTTGAACGACCTTTCGATATTCGTCACGTAACTGAGCCGGTCTATCTAGCAGGCGATAAGAGTCCAATAGCTGATAGCGCGGTCTGGTTGCGAACGACGTCAGCTATGCCGGACGACTTGAGTCTGCACCGCGCGGCCTTGGCCTACGCCAGTGATTACGTGCTGTTGGAACCAGTATTGCGTGCTCATGGCCTGGCATGGGTACACCCAGGTTTGAGTCTAGCCAGCCTTGATCACGCGATGTGGTGGCATCGAGACTTGAGGGTCGATGAATGGCTGCTGTATGTTCTACACTCCCCTTCAGCGTCCTCGGCCCGAGGTCTTGGAACTGGACAGTTCTTTAACCGTGAAGGACAGCTAGTAGCAACTGTCGCTCAAGAGGGCATGATTCGTTTGCCTGAATTCGGTAAGAACTAA
- a CDS encoding flavin reductase family protein, translating into MSQLSDDFRTAFRHHPAGVALITATVDEVPYGLTISSLASLSIAPVSVSFSLSKESGAAGAVLAAPSFMIHMLGEEHEELATNFARPGAPRFTPEQNFQFLPTGEPYFAGAPIAFRSSIHSSISVGGSRLIAAEVHEIIQGTPQQHLLHQDRKYLRLSGLHSGIQQA; encoded by the coding sequence ATGAGCCAACTATCAGATGACTTTCGAACCGCATTCCGTCATCATCCAGCTGGAGTGGCGCTCATAACCGCGACAGTGGATGAAGTTCCCTACGGGCTAACGATTTCATCCTTGGCCTCACTGTCAATTGCCCCAGTGTCAGTTTCATTCTCGCTTTCGAAGGAATCGGGGGCAGCGGGAGCTGTATTGGCTGCCCCAAGTTTCATGATTCACATGCTTGGTGAAGAACACGAAGAACTAGCAACTAACTTCGCACGTCCCGGTGCTCCCCGTTTCACCCCAGAACAGAATTTCCAATTCCTACCAACAGGGGAACCATACTTTGCCGGCGCGCCCATCGCTTTTCGCTCCAGTATCCATTCTTCGATAAGCGTTGGTGGATCACGTTTGATCGCGGCAGAAGTTCACGAAATTATCCAAGGCACCCCTCAACAACACCTGCTCCACCAGGATCGTAAGTACCTCCGGCTCTCAGGACTTCACTCCGGTATACAACAAGCGTGA
- a CDS encoding CPBP family intramembrane glutamic endopeptidase, with protein sequence MPVLRFGSRASIVCFAVLSLVLAWCVALPLWLGDGLNEPYFSTVASLMMFTPAAAALIVALLERRGSKFVRDTGIWPIRRPLRVVVAVVFAFVVPVLLVIQAPFVGTWLGVFPGDLENFALLHFVAGSKGPLLYLADQAALIVLAGLMNALLAIGEEVGWRGWLWPRLARSGKLGAILISGVIWGAWHAPLILLGYNYPFAPEWGVLAMCGACAVLGAFLGWIRSYSDSVWPAALAHGVFNASFGLTSLFMTLGAPLDTTQASILGWTGWILPGLIIAIILCVTAFRDRSKNVVSTVR encoded by the coding sequence GTGCCGGTATTGAGATTTGGTAGTCGCGCGAGCATCGTTTGTTTTGCGGTGTTGAGTCTCGTACTAGCGTGGTGCGTCGCGTTGCCCCTATGGCTAGGGGACGGGCTCAACGAACCCTACTTCTCTACTGTCGCTTCACTGATGATGTTCACGCCGGCCGCAGCGGCACTAATCGTCGCCTTGTTAGAGCGTCGCGGGTCTAAATTTGTACGTGACACAGGTATTTGGCCTATTCGTAGACCACTACGGGTCGTGGTAGCTGTCGTTTTTGCATTTGTTGTCCCAGTCTTATTGGTGATTCAAGCTCCCTTCGTTGGGACATGGCTCGGAGTGTTTCCCGGTGACCTCGAAAACTTTGCGCTTTTGCATTTTGTAGCCGGATCGAAGGGACCACTGCTGTACTTGGCAGATCAAGCGGCGCTAATTGTTCTTGCGGGGCTGATGAATGCTCTTTTGGCAATCGGAGAAGAAGTTGGCTGGCGGGGCTGGCTTTGGCCTAGGCTCGCTCGTTCCGGGAAACTAGGGGCAATCCTTATTTCAGGCGTTATTTGGGGAGCTTGGCATGCCCCATTGATACTTCTTGGATACAACTATCCGTTCGCACCCGAATGGGGAGTTCTTGCAATGTGTGGGGCTTGTGCCGTGCTCGGCGCGTTTCTCGGCTGGATTCGTTCCTATAGTGACTCGGTGTGGCCGGCCGCGCTGGCGCATGGTGTTTTTAACGCCAGCTTCGGTTTGACTTCACTCTTCATGACATTGGGTGCGCCTCTTGATACGACTCAGGCTTCAATCTTGGGCTGGACTGGCTGGATTTTGCCGGGGTTAATTATTGCGATCATCTTGTGCGTCACGGCTTTCCGCGATCGGTCCAAGAACGTAGTTTCCACAGTTCGTTAG
- the pepN gene encoding aminopeptidase N, with protein MPGMNLTRDEASTRAELINVDSYEVILDLTRGERVFTSQTTVRFSAVEGSSTFIDAVTDSVRSITLNGVALDPAEISDGIRIQLPNLASENTLSIDADALYMNTGEGLHRFVDPVDNEVYLYTQFEVADCRRMFAVFEQPDLKATFQFTVTAPKYWNVISNAPTPAPSEQGEAATWSFAPTERISCYITALIAGPYQVARDSLVSSSGRTVELGVFARASMMEYLDVENIVTITRQGFEFYEKNFGVPYPFEKYDQLFVPEFNAGAMENAGAVTFLEEYVFRSRPTGAMIERRAITILHELAHMWFGDLVTMKWWNDLWLNESFAEFMSTLAAAQNTEFSGAWTTFNSLEKNWAYRQDQLPSTHPIVAPINDLEDVEVNFDGITYAKGASVLRQLVAFVGQEEFMAGVREYFAKHAWSNTELPDLLRELEASSGRDLSGWGAQWLETAGVNTLTADINTDDAGIITSFIIRQSAVAEYPTIRQHRLAIAFYSLDDAGTLQRVHREELDISGESTQVDALIGLARPDLVLLNDDDLTYAKIRLDEVSLATATEHLKDFNESLPRTLVWSAAWDSVRDAESPASTYVQLLLNNIGHEVDSSVVMVLLRQLNTALDQYVAREHSEELSVQAADRLWELANAAQSGSDAQLQLAKSFAHRSRTAQQLDRVQGLFDGSLVLDRLEIDTDLRWSLAIALSAGGRLTDEQIDAVLAQDDTAKGKASWYTARASRPTSQAKDQAFEEVAAATLSNDQQSAVIAGFNNVHDSSLIAGYTEKYFGVLINAWETYSHEMAKQIVLGLYPSSQISQETLDQTDAFLETLGEKHPALRRLLTESAADVRRALAARGADA; from the coding sequence ATGCCAGGAATGAACCTCACTCGCGACGAGGCTTCAACTCGCGCAGAACTGATCAATGTTGATAGCTATGAGGTGATCCTGGATCTTACTCGCGGCGAGCGAGTATTTACCTCTCAAACCACCGTACGTTTCAGCGCCGTCGAGGGTTCATCCACATTCATCGATGCAGTGACTGACTCGGTCCGTTCAATCACACTCAATGGCGTTGCTCTAGACCCAGCAGAAATCTCCGATGGCATCCGGATTCAGCTACCGAACCTAGCCTCGGAAAACACCTTGTCAATTGACGCCGACGCGCTCTACATGAATACCGGTGAGGGTCTTCACCGTTTCGTGGATCCGGTGGATAACGAGGTTTACCTGTACACGCAGTTTGAGGTGGCAGATTGCCGTCGAATGTTTGCTGTTTTTGAGCAGCCAGATCTCAAAGCAACCTTCCAATTCACGGTGACAGCCCCCAAGTATTGGAATGTTATTTCCAATGCTCCAACCCCTGCGCCCTCCGAACAGGGCGAGGCTGCTACCTGGTCGTTTGCACCTACGGAGCGCATTTCTTGCTACATCACCGCATTGATCGCTGGACCGTACCAGGTAGCCCGTGATTCGCTCGTTTCTTCTAGCGGTCGAACCGTTGAGCTTGGCGTTTTCGCCCGTGCGTCAATGATGGAATACCTAGATGTTGAAAATATCGTGACCATCACGCGCCAGGGCTTCGAGTTCTACGAAAAGAACTTCGGTGTCCCCTACCCCTTCGAAAAGTACGACCAACTCTTCGTACCTGAGTTTAATGCTGGAGCGATGGAAAATGCTGGCGCGGTAACGTTCCTCGAAGAATACGTGTTCCGTTCCCGCCCAACCGGTGCCATGATTGAACGCCGTGCCATCACCATTTTGCATGAACTTGCCCACATGTGGTTCGGCGATCTTGTCACCATGAAGTGGTGGAACGATCTGTGGCTCAATGAATCCTTCGCTGAATTCATGTCTACCCTGGCAGCGGCACAGAACACTGAGTTCTCCGGTGCCTGGACAACGTTCAACTCGCTCGAGAAGAACTGGGCCTACCGTCAGGATCAGCTGCCTTCGACGCACCCTATCGTGGCACCGATTAATGATCTCGAAGACGTTGAAGTTAACTTCGATGGGATCACCTACGCCAAGGGCGCCAGCGTTCTGCGTCAGCTCGTAGCTTTCGTCGGTCAGGAAGAATTTATGGCTGGCGTTCGCGAGTACTTTGCCAAGCATGCATGGTCCAACACCGAACTGCCGGACCTGCTTCGCGAATTGGAGGCCTCCAGCGGTCGCGATCTGAGCGGTTGGGGCGCGCAGTGGCTTGAAACTGCCGGAGTGAATACTCTCACCGCAGATATCAACACCGATGACGCAGGAATCATCACTTCCTTCATCATTCGCCAATCCGCAGTTGCTGAATACCCAACTATTCGACAGCATCGTCTAGCGATCGCTTTCTATAGTCTCGATGATGCCGGCACGCTACAACGTGTCCACCGTGAAGAACTCGATATCTCTGGTGAATCGACGCAGGTTGATGCCTTGATTGGCCTTGCACGTCCAGACTTGGTCTTGCTCAACGACGACGACTTGACCTATGCAAAAATCCGTTTGGATGAAGTTTCCCTGGCTACTGCTACTGAGCACTTGAAAGATTTCAACGAGTCACTGCCTCGCACTTTGGTTTGGTCAGCGGCTTGGGACTCGGTGCGCGATGCAGAGTCTCCAGCAAGTACCTACGTTCAGCTGCTGCTGAACAACATTGGCCATGAGGTTGATTCTTCGGTAGTTATGGTTCTGTTGCGTCAGCTAAATACCGCACTAGACCAGTACGTTGCTCGCGAACACAGCGAAGAATTATCGGTCCAGGCTGCAGATCGGTTGTGGGAGTTGGCCAACGCAGCGCAGTCCGGATCGGATGCACAATTGCAACTGGCAAAGTCCTTCGCGCACCGTTCCCGCACCGCGCAACAGCTCGATCGCGTCCAGGGATTGTTTGACGGATCGCTGGTCCTTGACAGGCTGGAAATCGATACTGATCTTCGTTGGTCTCTGGCCATCGCCCTGAGCGCTGGTGGACGACTGACTGATGAACAAATCGACGCAGTGTTGGCACAAGACGACACGGCAAAGGGGAAGGCTTCGTGGTACACCGCGCGCGCATCACGCCCGACTTCCCAGGCCAAGGATCAGGCGTTCGAAGAAGTTGCAGCTGCCACTTTGTCTAATGACCAGCAGAGCGCGGTAATTGCCGGATTTAACAACGTGCATGACTCGTCGCTGATTGCCGGCTACACCGAGAAATACTTCGGTGTGCTCATCAATGCATGGGAAACCTATTCGCACGAAATGGCCAAACAAATTGTGCTCGGTCTTTACCCAAGTTCGCAGATCTCACAGGAGACGTTGGATCAGACTGACGCGTTCCTTGAAACCCTCGGCGAGAAGCACCCGGCACTACGTCGATTGTTGACCGAGTCGGCTGCTGATGTACGACGTGCGCTTGCAGCACGCGGTGCTGATGCCTGA
- a CDS encoding globin: MSERPELPHTVRSAPLNRPIVLGPSTQEFLDLAELPVDVSQYPGTFYSEVGGREVFAKLTKAFYASVAEDTDFRAMYPEKDLHPAQVRLQLFLEQYWGGPTTYSEHRGHPRLRMRHGNFPVNSHYRDVWLAHMNKAIDQSGLSPLHAETLRDYFERAAHSLQNTPD, encoded by the coding sequence ATGAGTGAACGTCCAGAACTACCGCATACTGTCAGGTCTGCACCGTTAAATAGGCCCATCGTATTAGGGCCTTCGACACAGGAATTTCTTGACCTCGCGGAGCTACCCGTTGATGTTTCCCAGTACCCTGGTACTTTCTACTCCGAGGTTGGTGGGCGCGAAGTCTTTGCGAAACTAACCAAGGCTTTTTATGCCTCAGTAGCTGAAGATACGGATTTTCGCGCAATGTATCCGGAAAAAGATTTACATCCTGCGCAGGTTAGATTGCAGCTTTTCCTCGAACAATACTGGGGCGGCCCAACCACATATTCCGAGCATCGTGGCCACCCTAGATTGCGAATGAGACACGGTAATTTCCCCGTGAATTCCCACTACCGCGACGTATGGCTGGCGCATATGAACAAAGCTATCGATCAGTCGGGACTATCACCACTGCATGCAGAGACGCTCAGAGACTATTTCGAACGTGCAGCCCACTCATTGCAAAACACACCGGACTGA